One genomic region from Asterias amurensis chromosome 7, ASM3211899v1 encodes:
- the LOC139939504 gene encoding serine/threonine-protein kinase 33-like, translating into MSRNSHSEPARTVRHTRIEDGSVIEKVYTFGKKLGAGSFGVVLEATHNETGDKWAIKLVNKEKAGSSAVKLLEREVAILKKVQHKHIIHLEAVYETSQKMYLVLELCNGGELSDLFKATGALTEEDTRTTIERLTATVSYLHKNDIVHRDIKLDNILLSSDPEHADDHLNIKLSDFGLSILKGRAGSDSMMQTMCGTPMYMAPEVIDNQGYSQQCDVWSIGVIAYMLLCGYPPFNGRDEDSLYEAIRKGDLDFTGAVWKKVSDEAKNAIQGLLTVDPAHRLTASELLHHPWITGEKGSDNDGPKNVLEMMKQWKDELLLEENGQIDSNANVTGETSSKEAQSAIKVEDAKPTESAPKSTNGKSTALPRKPASTSRSGPSRNTSTNGTQKTRVTASSTSPSVSSKGAPPRTRASAPPSSHPKASPNRSGESPTKATVSKPRSPKATSITAKARRKPPVGS; encoded by the exons ATGTCACGTAACAGTCACAGTGAGCCTGCCCGAACAGTTCGTCACACCAGAATCGAGGATGGATCTGTCATTGAGAAGGTGTATACATTTGGGAAGAAGCTAGGAGCCGGTAGCTTTGGAGTGGTGCTGGAAGCAACGCACAACGAGACCGGTGATAAATGGGCGATCAAACTTGTCAACAAAGAAAAG GCTGGTAGTTCAGCTGTGAAACTCCTAGAGCGAGAGGTAGCCATATTGAAGAAGGTCCAACACAAGCACATTATTCACCTGGAAGCAGTTTATGAGACCTCACAG AAAATGTACCTGGTGTTAGAGCTGTGTAATGGTGGAGAGCTGAGTGATCTATTCAAGGCGACTGGGGCACTGACAGAAGAGGACACAAGAACAACCATCGAAAGGTTAACAGCCACAGTCTCATATCTACATAAGAATG ATATTGTACACCGAGACATAAAGCTGGACAATATTTTACTAAGCAGTGATCCAGAGCATGCAGACGACCATCTCAATATCAAG CTTTCTGATTTTGGTCTGTCGATACTGAAGGGCCGTGCTGGCAGCGATAGTATGATGCAAACAATGTGCGGCACACCGATGTATATGG CCCCTGAAGTTATTGACAACCAAGGTTATAGCCAGCAGTGTGATGTATGGAGTATAGGAGTCATTGCGTATATGCT ATTATGTGGGTACCCTCCATTCAATGGCCGTGATGAGGACAGTTTATACGAAGCAATACGTAAAGGCGATTTAGATTTCACTGGAGCAGTGTGGAAGAAAGTCAGCGACGAAG CCAAAAATGCCATTCAGGGATTGTTAACGGTAGACCCAGCGCATCGCCTTACAGCCAGCGAGCTTCTACATCATCCATGGATCACTGGAGAGAAGGGATCGGACAACGATGGGCCCAAGAATGTCTTGGAGATGATGAAACAGTGGAAGGATGAGCTGCTGCTTGAAGAGAATGGACAGATTGACTCGAATGCTAATGTGACCGGGGAGACATCGAGTAAAGAGGCTCAATCTGCCATCAAAGTTGAG GATGCCAAACCCACAGAGAGTGCTCCTAAATCAACTAACGGGAAAAGCACCGCCTTGCCCAGGAAACCTGCCAGTACATCACGTTCTGGCCCAAGCAGAAACACG TCAACAAATGGCACACAGAAAACCAGAGTGACCGCCTCGTCCACGTCACCAAGTGTCTCATCAAAGGGCGCGCCCCCTCGAACAAGGGCGTCCGCACCCCCTTCATCTCACCCGAAAGCATCTCCCAACAGATCCGGTGAATCGCCCACCAAGGCGACAGTCTCCAAACCTCGCTCCCCTAAAGCAACATCCATCACCGCCAAAGCAAGAaggaaacctccagttgggagCTGA